The Methanoregula boonei 6A8 genome has a window encoding:
- a CDS encoding EMC6-like membrane protein, with translation MTDEVHEEEQVALPKKKKTKLEKQAEHIVRIKKTLVACIAGIFVGILSWYLQVTVKNDIGLLAFMLMVAAIVLQRHIFILLKIDSTKMGAKDWFYQAFMTFAFWFLSWTILLTTVSH, from the coding sequence ATGACCGACGAGGTACACGAAGAGGAACAGGTTGCTCTTCCAAAGAAGAAGAAGACCAAACTGGAGAAACAGGCAGAACATATCGTACGGATCAAAAAGACGCTTGTAGCCTGCATTGCCGGTATTTTCGTCGGGATTCTCTCATGGTATCTCCAGGTGACCGTGAAAAATGATATTGGCCTCCTGGCCTTCATGCTGATGGTTGCGGCCATCGTCCTCCAGCGGCACATCTTTATCCTGCTAAAAATTGATTCCACGAAAATGGGGGCAAAGGACTGGTTCTACCAGGCATTCATGACCTTTGCGTTCTGGTTTCTGTCCTGGACCATCCTGCTGACCACCGTATCCCACTGA